One window of the Labilibaculum sp. genome contains the following:
- a CDS encoding MATE family efflux transporter, with protein MKTQINYRSIWIIAYPIILGSVAQNIIALTDTAFLGHLSETALGAAAIATIFYFAIVMLAWGFGLGAQIVIARRVGEGNLKLVGKTFDHALYFLLILAVLLVVFMELQAPPILKAIVKSNAIYDASMDYISYRAWGILFACVNLLFRAFYIGIAKTKIIGWSTVFMAIINIFFDYVLIFGEWGFPEMGIKGAAIASVIAEFCVMVVFILYTLRKVPVKTYDLFGFAKVDWELYSRLIRVSFPMMIQNFLALSCWFVFFLMVERMGERELAISNIIRSIYVLMMVPVWSFASAANTLVSQVIGEGHSDEVMRVIWRTIKLSFLSVLVLVGVCVINPELIISIYTEEVSLIAETKPVLYVIFGAALIFPIGVTLFHGVSGTGNTFHAMLLEISVLVCYLGGVYLLIAVLKAPISGVWTSEYFYGGFLGLSSWLYLKFTNWKENKI; from the coding sequence TTGAAAACGCAAATCAATTACAGAAGTATTTGGATAATAGCTTATCCTATTATTTTAGGAAGTGTAGCGCAGAATATTATTGCTCTAACCGATACCGCATTTTTGGGTCACCTAAGTGAAACTGCTTTGGGGGCTGCAGCTATTGCAACAATATTTTATTTTGCAATTGTGATGCTTGCCTGGGGGTTTGGATTGGGAGCTCAAATTGTTATTGCCAGAAGAGTGGGGGAAGGAAATCTTAAACTTGTTGGTAAAACTTTTGATCATGCTTTGTATTTTCTATTGATTTTGGCCGTATTGCTGGTCGTTTTTATGGAGTTACAAGCTCCGCCCATTTTGAAGGCTATTGTGAAATCGAATGCAATATATGATGCCAGTATGGATTATATTTCTTATCGGGCGTGGGGAATCTTATTTGCATGTGTAAATCTATTGTTTAGAGCTTTTTATATTGGAATAGCAAAAACAAAAATAATTGGATGGAGTACCGTCTTTATGGCAATTATTAATATCTTTTTTGATTATGTACTGATATTTGGGGAGTGGGGATTTCCTGAAATGGGTATAAAAGGTGCAGCCATTGCCTCGGTAATTGCCGAGTTTTGTGTTATGGTCGTTTTTATTTTGTATACTCTTAGAAAAGTTCCTGTTAAAACCTATGATTTATTTGGTTTTGCAAAAGTTGACTGGGAACTCTATTCGCGGCTGATTAGAGTATCTTTTCCTATGATGATTCAGAATTTTTTAGCCTTGTCATGTTGGTTTGTTTTCTTTTTAATGGTAGAAAGAATGGGAGAGAGAGAGCTGGCAATTTCAAATATTATAAGAAGTATTTATGTTTTGATGATGGTGCCGGTTTGGTCTTTTGCATCAGCAGCTAATACTTTGGTAAGTCAGGTTATTGGGGAAGGACATTCGGATGAGGTTATGCGGGTTATTTGGAGGACAATCAAGTTATCTTTTCTTTCGGTTTTGGTCTTAGTTGGTGTCTGTGTCATTAATCCCGAATTAATAATTTCAATCTATACCGAAGAGGTAAGCTTAATTGCTGAGACGAAACCAGTTTTGTATGTGATTTTTGGAGCCGCGTTAATTTTCCCAATTGGAGTGACTCTTTTTCATGGTGTTTCAGGAACTGGAAATACTTTTCATGCAATGTTGCTCGAAATTTCGGTTTTGGTTTGTTATTTAGGCGGAGTATATCTTTTAATAGCTGTTTTAAAAGCACCAATTTCAGGGGTGTGGACTTCGGAATATTTTTATGGCGGTTTTCTTGGTTTGAGTTCATGGCTGTACCTGAAATTTACCAATTGGAAAGAAAATAAGATTTAA